A single region of the Drosophila miranda strain MSH22 chromosome 2, D.miranda_PacBio2.1, whole genome shotgun sequence genome encodes:
- the LOC108155523 gene encoding uncharacterized protein LOC108155523, whose translation MMKATAWFCPVLLTLLCATRLVCTAQRGTGAEQQPAGNSHTNGYPLDYLDARNTQDDFLLAKRNKPSLSIVNPLDVLRQRLLLEIARRQMKENTRQVELNRAILKNVGKRVYLRPAAAEAMLSRPYSQQLERAQARSNKRQQKMHWTNFPSPLQWSYAMPQSPDTSQFQSQSQKSQAQKLFNYAKKSLSGAGAGPGLGMSVAAKHPADGNEVANEKYHENHGDRNAAMASKNATIYVADTDEVDDDNENDNDNNEEESRVEQAFEEDKTNLEPHGMAAGVDNTIEYLPWNLLYRYLPQKNHYNDI comes from the exons ATGATGAAAGCCACAGCGTGGTTTTGTCCGGTGTTATTAACTTTACTGTGTGCAACGAGGCTCGTTTGTACGGCACAGAGGGGCACGGGCGCAGAGCAGCAGCCCGCCGGAAACAGCCACACGAACGGATATCCTTTGGACTACCTGGATGCACGGAACACACAG GATGATTTTTTGCTCGCAAAGCGCAACAAACCGTCCCTGTCCATTGTCAATCCGTTGGATGTCCTGCGTCAGAGGCTGCTCCTGGAAATAGCGCGCAGGCAAATGAAGGAGAACACGCGGCAG GTCGAATTGAATCGGGCCATTCTGAAGAACGTGGGCAAACGAGTCTACCTAAGACCGGCGGCGGCAGAGGCAATGCTATCCAGACCGTACTCGCAGCAGCTGGAGAGGGCACAGGCAAGGAGCAACAAGCGCCAACAGAAGATGCACTGGACCAATTTCCCCAGTCCACTCCAGTGGAGCTATGCGATGCCCCAGTCCCCAGACACATCACAGtttcagagtcagagtcagaaaTCACAAGCTCAGAAGTTATTCAACTATGCAAAAAAATCTCTAAGCGGTGCTGGGGCTGGACCAGGTCTGGGCATGAGTGTGGCAGCGAAACATCCAGCTGACGGGAATGAAGTTGCAAATGAAAAATATCATGAAAATCATGGTGATAGAAATGCTGCGATGGCCAGCAAAAACGCAACCATATATGTGGCAGACACGGACGAGGTCGACGATGACAACGagaacgacaacgacaacaacgaGGAGGAGAGCAGGGTGGAGCAGGCGTTTGAGGAGGACAAAACCAATTTGGAACCGCACGGAATGGCTGCAGGTGTGGACAATACAATTGAATATCTTCCGTGGAACCTCCTCTACCGCTACCTACCGCAAAAAAATCACTATAACGACATTTAA
- the LOC108155519 gene encoding polycomb protein Scm, which translates to MSGGRDSSTSGTSSGSSSNSTTTAAAAAAATTSPASTQRQRGRPAKRATCTWCGEGKLPLQYVLPTQTGKKEFCSETCIAEFRKAYSKGACTQCDNVIRDGAPNKEFCSIMCMNKHQKKNCSTRHGGGGGSGGGKGLPESERKLLSSGAPAPAGPFQYESFHVFDWDAYLEETGSEAAPAECFKQAQNPPINDFKIGMKLEALDPRNVTSTCIATVVGVLGSRLRLRLDGSDSQNDFWRLVDSTEIHAIGHCEKNNGMLQPPLGFRMNASSWPGYLCKILINAMVAPEDIFQPEPPSPEENLFKVGQKLEAVDKKNPQLICCATVDAIKDDQIHVTFDGWRGAFDYWCNYRSRDIFPAGWCARSCHPMQPPGHKSRMDSSSGKQRCPRPRYTVVTESEAMVPASPATAHFHPNCKGGPFINNSKLPCMVTGPTYQTLAKLCLQEVLAASTDTQQLSKLLFALEGDVHIVTAAGKNFTVKIPSPMRMKDEESLAQFIETLCTTCRACANLISLVHETEECKKCAQSRKRQLTQASTPPSSPVLSDKRHRTSSDKMAIKQETGAKSPSDMKPKPLPNNGKEHTNHQNNQYSHGSNNGSDTGSKPNAKVTIKTEPNGVTGGGTSTTTQALRKVRFQHHTNNNNNNNNSITNNGNTETNQTTPPVSNSSSSSSSSTTSLAAGGTANASSIGKYLAPLVAEVHPEQINAKVSNSYYKSPTTLSSSASLPTSVSTPFTGCQSASSTALAAGGVTAPKAATAPAGGAAASTSYTAITSPLSTPTSASASHLRAQPIDWSIEEVIQYIESNDHSLSVHGDLFRKHEIDGKALMLLNSEMMMKYMGLKLGPALKICNLVNKVNGRRNNLAL; encoded by the exons ATGTCTGGCGGACGCGACAGCAGCACTAGTGGCACCAGCAGTGGCAGTAGCAGCAACTCCAccaccacagcagcagcagcagcagcagcaaccacatCGCCTGCATCCACCCAAAGACAACGTGGTCGTCCGGCCAAGAGGGCCACCTGCACCTGGTGTGGCGAGGGGAAGCTGCCCCTGCAGTATGTGCTGCCCACCCAGACGGGGAAGAAGGAGTTCTGCTCGGAGACGTGCATTGCCGAGTTCCGCAAGGCGTACAGCAAGGGCGCGTGCACCCAGTGCGACAATGTGATCAGGGATGGAGCACCCAACAAGGAATTCTGCTCGATTATGTGCATGAACAAACACCAGAAGAAGAACTGCTCCACCAGGCATGGAGGCGGTGGAGGGTCAGGCGGGGGAAAGGGTCTACCCGAAAGCGAGCGCAAATTGCTGAGCAGTGGAGCGCCCGCCCCAGCAGGTCCCTTCCAATACGAGAGCTTTCATGTCTTCGACTGGGATGCCTACCTGGAG GAAACTGGCAGCGAAGCCGCCCCTGCGGAATGCTTTAAACAGGCCCAAAATCCTCCCATTAATGACTTCAAGATTGGGATGAAGCTGGAAGCGCTGGATCCACGCAATGTCACCTCCACCTGCATTGCCACAGTCGTGGGGGTGCTGGGGTCCAGACTTCGGTTGCGTCTCGATGGAAGCGACTCGCAGAATGACTTTTGGCGCCTGGTGGACTCCACGGAGATCCATGCGATCGGTCACTGCGAGAAGAACAATGGCATGTTGCAGCCGCCGCTGGGATTCAGAATGAATGCCTCTAGCTGGCCCGGTTACTTGTGCAAAATCCTCATCAACGCTATGGTAGCGCCCGAGGATATCTTCCAGCCAGAGCCGCCGTCGCCGGAGGAGAATCTCTTCAAAGTTGGTCAGAAACTGGAGGCAGTGGATAAGAAAAATCCTCAGTTGATTTGCTGCGCCACTGTGGATGCGATCAAGGATGACCAAATACACGTTACGTTCGACGGCTGGCGTGGGGCCTTCGACTATTGGTGCAACTACCGGTCCAGAGACATCTTTCCCGCCGGGTGGTGTGCCCGCAGCTGTCATCCCATGCAGCCGCCGGGCCACAAGTCCCGCATGGACTCCAGCTCGGGCAAGCAGCGTTGCCCGCGCCCCCGGTACACTGTTGTCACCGAGTCGGAGGCCATGGTCCCCGCCTCTCCGGCCACCGCCCACTTCCATCCGAACTGCAAGGGCGGTCCGTTCATCAACAACTCGAAGCTGCCGTGCATGGTGACGGGACCGACGTACCAAACGCTGGCCAAGCTGTGTCTGCAGGAAGTCCTCGCTGCAAGCACGGACACACAGCAGCTGTCCAAGCTGCTATTCGCCTTGGAAGGAGACGTGCACATTGTGACTGCAGCAGGCAAGAATTTCACA GTCAAAATCCCATCGCCAATGCGCATGAAGGACGAGGAGAGTCTGGCCCAGTTCATCGAGACGCTGTGCACCACATGCCGGGCATGTGCCAATCTCATTTCGCTCGTCCACGAGACCGAAGAATGCAAGAAGTGCGCCCAAAGCAGAAAGCGTCAGCTGACGCAGGCGTCTACGCCTCCCTCATCGCCCGTGCTGTCCGATAAGCGGCATCGGACGTCCTCCGACAAGATGGCGATCAAGCAAGAGACGGGCGCCAAATCCCCGTCGGACATGAAGCCCAAACCCCTGCCGAACAACGGGAAAGAGCATACGAATCATCAGAATAATCAATACAGCCACGGGTCAAACAACGGGAGTGACACTGGGAGCAAACCCAATGCGAAGGTGACCATCAAAACAGAACCCAACGGCGTGACCGGCGGAGGGACATCCACCACCACGCAGGCCTTGCGCAAAGTACGCTTCCAGCAtcacaccaacaacaacaacaacaacaacaatagtaTAACCAACAACGGAAACACAGAGACAAACCAAACCACGCCGCCGGTGAGCAATtcttcgtcgtcgtcctcgtcgtcgACCACAAGTTTGGCGGCGGGTGGGACAGCTAATGCGAGTTCTATTGGAAAATACCTGGCCCCACTGGTTGCCGAGGTGCATCCGGAACAGATCAACGCGAAGGTCTCGAACAGCTATTACAAATCGCCGACAACACTCTCCTCCAGCGCCTCATTGCCAACGTCTGTGTCGACTCCGTTCACTGGCTGCCAGTCGGCATCATCCACTGCACTGGCTGCAGGGGGAGTGACGGCGCCCAAGGCCGCCACAGCGCCGGCAGGGGGAGCTGCAGCCTCCACCAGTTACACAGCAATTACCTCGCCCCTCAGCACACCCACGTCCGCATCTGCGTCGCACCTGCGCGCACAGCCCATCGACTGGTCCATCGAGGAAGTCATCCAGTACATCGAGAGCAACGATCACTCGCTCTCAGTCCACGGCGATCTCTTTAGAAAGCAT GAAATCGACGGGAAGGCACTAATGTTGCTAAACTCGGAAATGATGATGAAGTACATGGGCCTAAAGCTGGGACCAGCCTTAAAAATCTGCAATTTAGTCAATAAGGTAAACGGTCGTCGAAATAACCTGGCCCTATAA
- the LOC108155524 gene encoding proteoglycan 4 gives MKVLSLLLLAALMATVAAKPHGGWKGSVSGHWRISGGRPRANEWEHHIRAHHDKSREPSKENSSEEVPAVPEKPEVSTTQSPGEPEDSTTDLPIETTQAPDDSTTDSEEETTADSESPEDSTTQSPEDPEDSTTDSEEETTAGSENPEDSTTQSPEEPEDSTTDSDEETTAGSENPEDSTTQSPEEPEDSTTDSEEGSGSSEETTQSPEEPEESTTDSEEGSGTTLG, from the coding sequence ATGAAGGTTCTTTCGCTCTTATTGCTGGCCGCGCTGATGGCCACAGTGGCCGCCAAGCCACATGGTGGCTGGAAGGGAAGTGTTTCGGGCCACTGGAGGATCAGCGGCGGAAGACCGAGAGCCAACGAATGGGAGCACCACATTAGGGCTCATCACGACAAAAGCCGCGAACCTTCGAAGGAAAACTCATCAGAGGAGGTCCCTGCTGTTCCGGAAAAACCTGAAGTCTCAACCACACAGTCTCCTGGAGAGCCCGAGGATTCCACTACTGATTTACCAATCGAAACGACACAGGCACCAGATGACTCCACCACTGACTCCGAGGAGGAAACCACTGCTGATTCCGAAAGCCCCGAAGACTCTACCACCCAATCTCCGGAGGATCCCGAGGATTCCACCACTGACTCCGAGGAGGAAACCACTGCTGGTTCCGAAAACCCCGAAGATTCTACCACCCAATCACCGGAAGAGCCGGAGGATTCCACCACTGACTCCGATGAGGAAACCACTGCTGGTTCCGAAAACCCCGAAGATTCTACCACCCAATCACCGGAAGAGCCAGAGGATTCCACCACTGACTCCGAGGAGGGAAGCGGATCATCAGAGGAAACCACTCAATCTCCCGAAGAGCCGGAGGAATCCACCACTGACTCCGAGGAGGGAAGCGGAACTACACTCGGTTGA